The segment GACCTGATTGGCCTGGCGGGTATCACCACCGAAGCCACCACCGCCACTTACGGCGAAGTGAAACTTTCCCACCCCCGCGAGATCAACAAACGACTCGCGTTCAGCACCGACCCCTTGCCCGCCGGGGTGTCCGTCGTCGTGACGGAAACCCTTGGTTCGAAGGTCAAGGTCGCACCCACCACAACAGAAAGGCTCTCCGAATGAGCTTTGGCCTCAACACCACAGTGATCGCAGTGGTCACCATCCTGGTCGCCTTCGTGGCGATGGGCGGCTTCATCGCCAGCCGCCTGCGTACCGTCCCGTCCAACGAGGTCCTCATCGTCGTAGGTAAGGGACTCGGGGGCAAGTCAGGCTCCGCTGCGGGTACTGCAGCCCAGGACCAGGTCTACTTCTCCGGCCGCGCCCTCGTGCTCCCCGTCCTGCAGAAGGCTTTCACCCTGAGCCTGAAGCAGCGCCAGGTGCCCCTGAACGTCACCGGCCAGGACAAGAACTTCATTAAGGTCAACGTCGTGGCGTCGATCAATTTCAAGTTCGCCGACTCGGAAGAGGACGTGCGCAAGGCTGCTCAGCGATTCCTCACCCACTCGGACGCAGAGCTCCACCATTCGATCCAGCAATCGGTCGAAGGCTCCCTGCGTTCCATCGTGGGCTCCATGACGATCGAAGACATCAACTCAAACCGTGCACAGTTCCAGAACGAGGTCCTTTCCTCGGCCAAGGCTGAACTGGCCGACCAGGGCATCCACATCGACGTCCTGAACATCTCCGACATCCAGACCCCGGGCTCGACCTACCTGGAAGACCTGGCCAAGCCGGAAGCGGCCCGCGTCCGCCAGATCGCCGCAGTGAAGGAGTCCGAGGCCCGCCAGGCCAGCGAGTTCGCCCGCATTCAGACGGAGACGAACGTCGCCGAGAAGGACAAGGACCTCAAGATCAAGGTCGCCGGGTTCCAGGCCGAAACCGACCGCCAGCAGGCTGTCGCCGACGCCGCCGGCCAGCTCTCCAAGGCCGAGCAGGACGTGAGCGTCGCCAAGCTGGAACGTGAAGCACTGACTGAGCGTGCCCTCGTGGAAGCCGAACGACTCGACATCACCCAGAAGAAGCCGGCCGACGCCGCCGCCTACGCGGCCCGTGTGAAGGCTGAGGGTGAGCGTGACGCGGCGAAGGCCAAGGCCGAAGGTGAGGCGTACCAGAAGACCACTATGGCCAGGGCGTCTAAGGAAGCCACCGTGCTGGAGGCGACCGGTAAGGCCGAGTCCGTGAAGCTGGAAGCCAACGCCGACGCCGAAGCGACGTCCGTGAAGGGCCTCTCCGAGGCGAAGTCGATCGAGGCAGTCGGCGCCGCCAAGGCCTCCGCAGCCGAAGCCCGCGCCAAGGCCCTCAACGGCTACGACAGCAACGCCCTGACTTTCGAACTGGCCGCACGCTTGCCCGAGATCGTCCGCGCCGCAGCCGAGCCGATGTCCAACATCGACAATTACACTGTGATCTCCACCGACGGTGCCTCCGATGCGACCAAGCAAGTCGGCAACGTCATCACGGAACTGCCGGCCTTGATTAAGTCCGCCACCGGTATCGACATCATGTCTGTCGTCGCCGGCATGGCCGGTGGCAAGGTGGCCGCGGGCCACTCCATCGAAGCCTCCGCTCCGGCTTCCGCGAAGGAGGACGCCCTGGTCGGCTAATCGCCCTCCGGTTGAAGGCCCCCTCCACTTTCGGCGGGGGCCTTCTTTGCGTCCGCGGGGAGAGGAAGCCCGGGCACCGCACACATGAGAGAGCATGAGCACACTAACCGACACCTTCATGCACCGCCGCCCGGTCCGACACCGCATCACAGTCCTGGACACCGACACCGACATCCACTATTTCTCCCACACCACTGACAACTACCCGGACTCCAACGGCATGTACCGCCGCCAGCGCAAGGACTACACCCGGGACAACATCGTGTTGCGCGGCTCCTACTTCATCGAAGAACTCGATGAAGACGGCGACCGCGAGGGCCGCTTCTACGTGCTGACCCCCGAAGAGTTCAGGGAACAGTTCACCGAGCACGAAGACCCGTACTTCGAATACGGCGTTCAGTTCGTTCCGCGGCCCCGGGACATCGTCTCCCACGGCGGGGACCTCAAGAATGCCCGCGAAGCCCTGAAAGCCATGCCAGTCCTGGCCGAGTCAGGGGAGTACGCCATCGTCCGGCGCCTCGTCACGGAACCCGGACCCTGGGAACGATTCGATTAACAACGAGATAGGTCCGGTGCCACACTAGTGTGGTACCGGACCCGGTACTACCGTTTTTCCTGTTGCGCTCAGCGGTTGCACTGCCAGGTATACATGCCGTTGCCGTGGGAAGCCCACGGCTGAGTCCGATACCAGGGCGTCGGGTATTGCTGCCGGCAGGCGAGGTTCATCTGGATTTGGACCAGGCCGTATGAGGTCCCGCACCGCCATCCGTCCCAGCTGTCATCGATGTTCACGGCCTGGCTGGGTGCCCCTGTGCCGCTCCAAACGTTTCTGGCGCAGTAAGCGGCGATGTTAACGCCCCCGATCGGTGCGGCTTGCGCGGGTACTGCTGCGAACAATGTTGCGGCAGCAGCAAGAGCTGTCACCGCCAGTGTGCTTGCGATTCGACCTCGGATGGGCATGGCTGTCTCCTTCGATTGATTGATCGTTTAGGTTTGGCCACCGGCAGCCCCAGTCATCCCGCAGGTAGGAGTGCAAAATAGCAGAGGCCTCAGTGCGTAGTCCACAACCACTTCTAAGCCGAGCAGGGGACAGGCTCATGCCGCACACATTGCTGGCATGAAAAGAGTCCCGGCCTACATCACCGTCCGCGAGGACCACACCACCATCATCAACAACCACCCGGAGGGGTTCCCCGTGGACGGGGATGCCTCCAACAGCAACGTTACGCTCCAACAACGCGCTGCGGCGCTCATCGCTTCCGACCCGGGTCTGCTTGCCGCAGCCCGGGCCTGGCTGGGTTCCCCGTTGCACACGAACCATCCGCTCGCACCGGAACAAGTGGCCACACACATTGCCCGGCTGTACTGCGGAGGTGCGCCGCGGTTCATCACCTTCGCCCCGTCACTCCAGAAAGCCCTGGTCGCCTCATGATCACCAAATTCCGCAAATACCGGGCCCAAGATCGCCGCCGACGGGGTCAAACCGCTGACCTTCACCGAATGGATCCTGGGCCGCATCGCCGGCAACCTCGAGGTCCGGGCAGCCACCATGGCGCAGAAACGAGGAGACTACGTCTCGCTGAACCACGCCCTGCTGAGCATCTGGGCCGGGAACCAAAGCAAAGGCGGCCACCTCGCAGCCGAACTCTCACCTCCGGAACTGAACCGCGCCATCAAAGAAGGCCGGCTCCTGCTTGTCCTTGACCAGTAGGTCCAGGAACTAAAACAGACAGGATCAGGATGTCCGATACCCCGGCGTCACGGTCCGTGCGGTCAGCGGGGAGGCTTATTCCGTCGACCGCACACATGACGGGGGTAACAGCAACCATGCAAGGAGCTCGCTATGAAGGTAGCCATCATCCCGGCAGACAACACCAAGCCGATCATCGTTCAGAACATCGACCCGGGTCTGGGGAGCCTCCAGCACCTCGTCGGCGGCGACGTCGAACTCGTCGGGCTTCGAAGCCTCGACATGAACATGTACCTCAATGAGGAAGGCAAGCTCATGAGCCTGCCCCGCAACCACCGGGCGACAGTGCTCTGCCAGCAGTCCCAGGCAATCCGCATCGATGACTACATTTGCGGAGACGCCGTCATCGTCGGCCCCTTCGATGGAGAAGGCGGG is part of the Arthrobacter methylotrophus genome and harbors:
- a CDS encoding DUF3846 domain-containing protein codes for the protein MKVAIIPADNTKPIIVQNIDPGLGSLQHLVGGDVELVGLRSLDMNMYLNEEGKLMSLPRNHRATVLCQQSQAIRIDDYICGDAVIVGPFDGEGGDTDLSDVQQRLLYRFDAQLLDLHEGK
- a CDS encoding flotillin family protein, with the protein product MSFGLNTTVIAVVTILVAFVAMGGFIASRLRTVPSNEVLIVVGKGLGGKSGSAAGTAAQDQVYFSGRALVLPVLQKAFTLSLKQRQVPLNVTGQDKNFIKVNVVASINFKFADSEEDVRKAAQRFLTHSDAELHHSIQQSVEGSLRSIVGSMTIEDINSNRAQFQNEVLSSAKAELADQGIHIDVLNISDIQTPGSTYLEDLAKPEAARVRQIAAVKESEARQASEFARIQTETNVAEKDKDLKIKVAGFQAETDRQQAVADAAGQLSKAEQDVSVAKLEREALTERALVEAERLDITQKKPADAAAYAARVKAEGERDAAKAKAEGEAYQKTTMARASKEATVLEATGKAESVKLEANADAEATSVKGLSEAKSIEAVGAAKASAAEARAKALNGYDSNALTFELAARLPEIVRAAAEPMSNIDNYTVISTDGASDATKQVGNVITELPALIKSATGIDIMSVVAGMAGGKVAAGHSIEASAPASAKEDALVG